The Amblyraja radiata isolate CabotCenter1 chromosome 26, sAmbRad1.1.pri, whole genome shotgun sequence DNA window ctgTGAGGGAACAAACTGGCAAAGATatgggtggatgctccattggtgtcctggatcaccaactacatgacacaatatgtcaggctacagaactgtgtctcggctATGATAAGAGAGCAACGCAGGGACCCCCATAGGGATGGAAGACGGTCCTCTCTCCCATCCTATTTATCATCTACACCTCGGATTTCAGATATAACTCCATCTCCTGCCACCTGCAACAGTTTTCAGatgactgcaattgtgggctgcatcagtgagggaagctgaatacagaggtgtagtaaacgactttgttgagtggtgtgggctgaatcatctGCAGCTCAATaccaacaagactaaggagttggtggtggactttaggaggagaggagcaCCACTgttccctgtctccatcaatggtgtggatgtgcagtttactagggagtacaaatacctcggAGTGTACCTAGACaggaaactggactggtccaggaacgctgaggccctgcacAAGAAGGGGCAGGGCCGGctttactttttgagaaggctccgctccttcaacgtcagcaataagatgctgcagatgttctaccaatcggtggtagccagtgccatcttcttcgctgtcatGTTCTGGGGCAGCAGGACGAAAGCCGCGGAcaccaataggattaacaaacatCAAGAAGGTTGGCACCATCCTGGCCGCGGagctggattcatgggaggtagtCTTGAAGGGGAGGATACTCCTCAAaccgtggagcatcctggacaatatagCTCACCTTCTCCATGATactggagtaccttcagcaacagactggtttcaCCAAGATGCAATACAGAACGCCACAAGAgaaccttcttccctgtggctatcaaactgtacaactcctcccccttctgtcgtggggtagactggctcccctcaccccatctccccaatctttgcatgcatccccaatcctttccactcgtcactttaatttcatatttcatgtatattgtgttttatgattgttggcagatcatttttcctcctgggataaacaaaTTTATATCTTATCGTATCtctggaatctgaggggaaaccgaagcacctggagaaaacctatgcagtcacagagagaaagtacagacagaacccatagtcaggatcaaacccgggtctctagcgctgttaggcagcaactctatcgctgtgccgacATTTGTGTATAGATGCAAGTATGAGCACATTCAGTTTGTAACGACATTTAAGAAATAACATTGAAACAGGTGAAAACATACTTATGAAATAACCTCTGAAAATGTAAAAGAATTTCAGAAAGTACAAAATGTTAATATAAATACAATGTATGGAGCACCAGCAGAAACAATAGCTGGACCACGACACCAGTTTTGGGGTACCTGAACATGACTTGAGTAAGGAGTTGTGTTCAGTAGAAAGCCCTGTTGCCATTGGGAATGAAATCACTCAGCAGATTTGTCTCAGCTTAGAGCAATAAAATGTTTCCATTTGTGGAAATTGAGGGCTCAAATTATGAAAAACGAAAGAATGTCAATGCCTAAATAATGTCAATCAAACAACATcccaatggatagaaaattatagTTGAAGACCCGAGAGGGAGACTGACACAGCAGAGGTCAGCAAACAATGAAAGGAGTATATTTTACACAGGCATGCAGATTGCAAGTAGGGTTAAAATGAAAAAGAGGGATATGAAAATTAGAGTAAAATTAATACTCAGGGTATTACCATTAATATTGACACAGCTGCAGATTGCATGTTCCATGATGAGAAGGGATACTTATTCTGTCACCAGAGGTTTAATAAAGCACCATTAGCCAGAAGCACATTAAAAATGAGAACATATTCTTGCTCAAGTGCAGACAATTTCTATTTAATAACCTGTTAGTCCAAGTATTGGTAACAAACCCTATTGCTCAATTGTGTCAAAAAACAGCAGTGACTAGCTAACACTTAGTAGCATTGATCCCCTCTAGCCACCTTCATTGCAGGTTTAATTATATCTTTCAATGGCTTGGGAAAGTCAGGAAATCCAAAGTTAAGGCAGAACCCCCTTGTGGACACCGACAACTGCCCTCCCATTCCCCAAAGGGAAGCTCTTACACATGCTGAAAATTAAATCAATGGTTGGAGCTGACTTAGTGGTCAGTTCCCATCTTTCCACAATATAACAGGTTCCTCCACCTTCCCCTATGCTAGCTTCATCTTTCAGTTTAAAATTCAATTTTTATACATAGATGGAATAAAAACTAGCAATAGGCTTGTAAAGATTTAAAACAAATCCAACTTTGCCAGTTACATATCATTTAATCAGACCAGAAAGGTGCACTTAATTACCCAGAAATTTTTACCCAAGGCTTGCTGAGGGAACTTCAGGTTTGTTATAATCATCTGTGGACCAACTTTCCAGATGAATATCATACTTCATCGCTTCAGAATTTACACAGGCAATGTGGTTAGATATCAGGTGAACAAAGGGTTGGATGTTGTGTTACTCTCGTGCTAAATTAATTGGCTGATGCTCCCTGTTCAAGACTCACATTGAAATCGATGGCCTGAGCAAGATaccagaggaaaccagcaaccAGGCAAACTTATCAGGGCGGAGGTTCAGTGCTCTACAGGTATGCAATGCCCAGGCTTATGCCTCCAAGATCGACCCTTTTGTTTAGCAGGTTTCCTAACCTGCAGAAGATACCATGGCTGCTCTAATCAAAGCCACAATTGGAATCCCATTTGATTGTGATCATCAacatctccttctcccctctgcaATGTTTATATGATGACTACACTAAACcacgtgcatgcatgtgtgtgcgtgtgtgcttttcatttattatattgttgtgctgctgcaaaaatgtcattgcactttttgggatatgacaataaaaaactttTAACTCCTACTAGTCATCTAACTAAAGTATTAACTATTGaactctccacagattctgcttgaTCTATTGACCATCTCCAAACATCCGCAGATTTTCATAAGATCACAAGACATagtagcagaactaggccatgtaGTCCATCACATATACTCTgtcattcgatcatggttgatctatttttccctttcaatcctattcttctgccttctccccgtaacctttgacgcctttactaatcaagaacctatcaatctccactttaaaagtaccaaatgactttgcctccacagccatctacagcaatgaattccagactCATCGTCCTTtggctaaagatattcctcctcatctccattctaaaggtacatcccttTATTCCGAGCCTGTGCCCTCTGTTCCTAGTCTCTCCAACTACTGCTCTCCACATacattctatctatgcctttcattaatgTCAGGTCTATTGGTGGATTTTATACTTTATAAATCTAAAAATAAGCCAATTTCACTTTTCTGCCACAGTAACCCACGGGTAGCTCACTACCTCATTgtaatatttccaacatttccaaCTTCTTAACGTTGCCGGCCTAATATCCAGTAACAGCTGAATGACAATTTCTTCCATATAAATATTATAACATCCATAGACACTGTTTTAGATCTTGCAAAGGACTAGTCCCTCTTGTAAGCAACTGTTGGAACCAGACatctgagaaacatagaaaataggtgcaagagcaggccattttgcccttcaagccagcaccgcgattcatcattcattcatggctgatcatccaaaatcagtaccccgttcctgcattctccccatatctcttgattccattagccctaagagctatatctaaatttctcttgaaaatatccagtgcattctgtgggagagaatttcagattcacaactctctgggtgaaaaagtttttcctcatctcagttctaaatggcctaccctttattcttacacAGTgaactctggttctggactccctcaaaatcaggaacatttttcctgcatctagcctgtccaatcccttgaattatatacgtttctataagatcctctctcatctttctaaattccagggaatataaacccagtcaatccattcttttatcatatgtcagtttcgccatcccgggaattaacctggtgaacctacgctgcactcgctcaatagcccttcctcaaattaggagaccaaaacagtacacaatactccaggtctcaccAGCTGTagtaggacctcattgctcctatactcaaatcctctcactatgaaggccaacatgccatttgctttctttactgcctgctgtacctgcatgcttacttgcagtgactgatgtacatggtcacccatgtctcgttgcacctacccatttcctaatctgacaccatttagataataatctgctttattgttcttgccaccaaagtggataacctcacatttatccacattatactgcatctgcccactcacccaacctatactgcatctgcctactcaccctgcagcctcagcatcctcctgccacccagctttgtgtcatccgcaaacttggaggttacatttaattccttcgtctaaatcattaatatatattgtaaataactgaggtccctgcactgagccttgtggcaccccactaatcactgcctgccattttgaaaagaacccgttaattcctactctttgcttcctgtctgccaactagctCTGTCCCTGTctataccctatccccaataccatgtgctctaattttgcacactaatctcttgtttgggaccttgtcaaaggtttttttaaagtccagatacaccacatccactggctctcccatatccattctacttgttcttCATTCTTGGTGTCAAATTGACCTTAACATGAATTCTCAATCACATGTCCGCATTATCACCAAATTGTCCATTTCCACTTTCCGCACATTGTCCAACTCAGACCCAACTCTGTCAGAGCTCATCTGCTGCCTCAATTTAATTTCAATTAATTCCTGGATGGCCTCCAACATTAATTCCTTATAATTTTCATCTCAGTTTTTTTCATGTTATCTCAATCCAAGTCATCTGTACTCGTTAATTCGGCACTTACTGATCTACATGGCTTCTTGTTTAAACAAAAGTATAACTTTAAAATGTTCAAGTCATTCCAGATTTGGTTATTTGTTCTGGAAACATGCTGTTGGATGCAAGGGATCAAATGAAAACTGTATTTTCTTGTTACTTCAAGCCTGTGAAGAATAACAGCCCACATTGTCCCATCCTTTTTGGTTGTTCAAAATAACAACTTCATTGCCGTTTGAAATGACATTTTATTTACCTAAATTTTTCTCCTTTGAGAAATCAGAAATCTTGAGTACAAAAACAATTTCACAGTAGCACTTTGATACACAAttgaattttataaaaattaaGTTAATGCTGAACCTACTACTGAGAGTTAGGCTACAGGTCAAGTCTACAGCTATCCAAGACCTCAATAAAAAGAAAACATTAGTCTTCCCACTCATTTTTGTTCTCTCCCCTTGGTCAGCACAATCtagcaatgtctcacccatttgaccATTAGCTAGAGAGTAAGCTTCTCAAAAATTGAATTCCAAGTAGTTATTAGAAAGGTGCAGGGAACATTGTCCTTTTGTCCCAAGTGGGCTAGAAACAAATAGGAGCAATTTATACCTCACTTCTACAGATAAGTAATCATATCTGATCTGGGATAATTGCTTTCAATAGTGGCCAAGGATCTCGGAGGGATGGGGACAACAGCACAGATTCACCAGATTGGTGTTTGGGCTTGGAGTTAAATTACGAGAAAGTTGCATCATGTGGGGTTGCATTTCCCAGCGTAAAGATGATGGAAGAGCAATCTAACTTGAGGTAGTTTGAAAAAGTAATTGAAACATCAATAGGTTTAATAAGGCAGTTATGCTTGATGGGAGGAATTAAATACAAGAATGGACCACCTTATTCGAGTTAGGCCACTCAAGAATGAAATCAGGGACACACTTTCTACACTGCAGTCAAAATGCTTAATCCTCTTCACTGTTCTACTGCATACAGTAAAAATGGTGCACATAGAGCCCACTGACATATTTATTACTAAGATTGACATATAAGGCAATGGAGTCAAGTGATAGTATTCAGCTATCAATAAATCATAATCTAAAATAATGATGGACAGGCTACAAGAACTGAAAGCCCTCTTCCTGTCCATATGGACTATTTAATTGACTTTTCATGGTGAAAGTCCATaaatgtgtgggacagtgttaggCTAGAAGTATATGGAAAATAATTACTGCAATCGACTTTTTGTTAAAACCTAGACAATTAACATAAAGGGACATTTGAAATGATCCAGAATAATTAAATATCTGCCCAAAGAATGAAAGGCTGACTTCTCACACCACAATTAAACTTATTTGCCAAATGATTCTGCCAAATAACCATCTTAAAATTACGTAATTATTTGATGCACTGGATGTGATCATCAAGccattttgattttttaaatatatcttCAGGATAGGTTTCAACAGAACCTATAATGGCGGTGAATTAAAACAATATTAAACATCTGCAAATTGAATGAGTAACAGTAAATGGGAAACATTTGTGTATGCACTGCTGAATTTCCCACAATGTGATTGTTGAATTATATACTTCTGCCCAAACTGATGTACCTCATTTTCCGAAATCATTCGGAAAATGGCCTCCCATTCTGCAGACAATTAATTGTAAAAGGCAATAATCCAAACTGATGCAACTAGGGATTATGCTCTGCTTCACTGCTGGCAGAGTGTTAACATTCAGCTACTTTCACTTTCCACAGCTCAGTTCACACCAGCCCTTTTGCAGCAGGTAAGGCAAGCATTTTTTTTCTGGGATATATAACTTACGTTTCCAAACGAACATAAATCAAACCAAAGTCAGGAGCTGTTTCAACAAGCTACAATACTTCTCCATGTTCATCATCCCTTCTATATTTACAATATTTCCCTCATTAACTACACCCTCAGAATATGTCACTAAACCACAGTCATCTTCAGGACCAATCTCCCCAAGCTTCAATTCCTCTGGCATTAACATATTTATGTCTTCATATTATTCATTCTTCGACCTTCATCTTATAAAGTACTGAAACAGACAGACAAATAAGGACGTTCCATTGCAGAAATTCAATTTGGACTTAATTTACATAAATTATGTATGTAGGGCATAATATTTAGAGGACTTGAAAACTTTGAgttagctatttaaaaaaaaaacaagttttaCTATCAAAGGAACTAGTATCTATTTAATGCACCAACACTGTTTGATGAAATGGAAGAACCTAATTTGGGCATCATTGTAAATGGTGCTTATAGCCATCAAAACAAATCAAGAGGTGACATAGACCAGGATGAAACAAAATTGATTTATAGTGGAAGACTAACGTTTGTCTTCTGGAGTTCATTTTCTTAATAACTCTAATAATGGCGGATGTTGAAAAAGCCCACACTAGTTGGACTCTCCTTCACTGTCACTGTGACCAGGTTGGCAGTCACATCAGTGACAAACACATGCTCGATCAGGCTGCGAGTTGGTTTCCAGTCTTGGTTTGTCTGCACTGAAATGGATGGGTTTGGAGCCATGCTGGAAAATGAAGAGTCGTGGTCTGAGTCAGAACTTAGTGTCTCCTCACCTGTGCTCAGTTCTGTTGGCACGTTGCCACTCTGTTTGGATGTCTCAGATGAAACATCCTTTTGGTCGCTGTCTCTGACTCGGTTATCAGAATGATGGACTGTCGTGCCCTTCATCTCCTTATCTTCTTTCACCTGattctccttctcaaccccatttccaCTACTCTCACACGATGCCTGGCTAGTGGCAGTCTGTGAACTTAAGAGTTTGTTGGAAACAACATGAGAGTTCAAGTCAGCCGAGTTCCTGGAAATCACAAATGACAGATTATTTATGTTATTCTTCGAGGTCAAACCTGACGCATTCACTGCTGGACTAGGCATATTCTTGGGATTCAATCCCATTTTATTGGTACTCTGCAAGTTTAAGGCATGAAGGTTTAATCCTGAATTGTTAGCGTTCTGAGAGTTTGAAGCTGGCAAATTCCGACTGAGGGCATTTGGGCTTTGACTGTTCAGACTCTGAGAATTTGTTCCTGGATTAGCTGAACTACAAACACTAGAATTGGTCTTCATTGTTCCAGGAATATTCAAACTCTTTGAGTCGGATTCTGATTTGCACAATTCATTTGAAGTTTTAGCATTTCCGGGATTTTTAACTAATCCAACCTTATTTTTCTCATTTGCTCCTTGTGGATTTAAAACTGGCGTATTTACAGACTGCTGTTCACAGGCAGATTTAGTTAGTGTCATTGAACTGGCAGAAAGTATGCTGGAAGAATGCTGCCCTAATCCTGCACGGTTTGCAGTTTGCGAGGCTGCCCTTTGATTAGCGGCTTTTGATGAATTGAAGATGCTTGAATTTAACATTCCACCCGCTGTAGTAAGAGATTCCATGTTACTCTTCTCTGATCTGGAATTATTTTCACTTATAGGTCTGTCTGGTTTACTTAGTTTTTCTTTTGATGATTCATCTGTTCCAGAGTCGCCACTTGTATCATTCCCAGGTGTTTTTAAAGCTTTTCCTGGTTTAATTTTTACGTTCTTTCGAAGGTCACTGCGAATTACTTTGCTGGTGCGTTTTTTTTTGCCGGAGTCTTTCAGGTCAGCTTTGCTGTGGACGACGTCCGTCTGTGCCCGTTTTGGAGGAATACAGTCTAAATCTTCCCGACGATCGTTGCTCTGGGCTGTAGACTGGGTTTGATCATCGCTCTCCtcttcttcatcatcatcatctgtatCTTCCTCGTCATCCTCAGAGGAACTGCTCGATTTTGATGAAAAAGGAGTTTCTTGTTCCTGTGCAAAGCAAAGAAGGAAAAAAAGTCACTGGACAAGATTTCCTACAtaacaaaataaaacacaaaaattACAAATCctgcaaatctgaaacaaaaacagcaaCTGAGAAATCAAATAGCAACTGTGGAAAGAATAGGAATATGGAGTTCCCCATGAAAACATTCTGATAAATGATCTGAACATGAAGAATCAGGGTCTGTTCTTTCCACAATTAGTGTccaacctgctgaatatttctatcATCGTCAGTTTTACATTTCAGAAACATGTAGTGAATCCACTAATTTTACTTCAGAAATAAAAAAATGTGGCAAAGACAATTTATTACAAAGTTTATTTCCCCAATATTACTCCAATACTCTCGAGAGCCtagcaaatctatcccgtttatgAGTCTGCATAAGTGTGGAAAATTACATACGAATCATGGATGTCATGAACGTAGTTCGGAGACTGTGTTTTAAGCACATATGCGTTCAATGAAAACCGCACAACAACTAACTAGTTGCAGGTTATAGTAATAAATATAAGAATAAACTTTTCAGACATGCGATTAGGGTGATATAACCTCACCCACTGGCAGAATACAAGTGGCAATCCCTTACCTTATGAGACCATAAATAATTTTTCCAAAATTTCACAAGAACAAGCAGAAATCCCTGCTGTGGCATACACCATGAAGATTAGCTGCTGTGTTACTACTACCAGCGTGGAGTGAAACCTTTGCCATTCCAGGTGGCACTTTCATGTCTTGCAATAGCAATCTATACAATCTTAAGAGTTGGCTGCACAGCATATCATCCATGAAATATATTAAATTGGtgaattagttttgtttaatctGGCTCGGCGAGCACTGAATAACTACGCT harbors:
- the cbx2 gene encoding chromobox protein homolog 2 isoform X1; the encoded protein is MEELSAVGEQVFAAECILRKRLRKGKLEYLVKWRGWSSKHNSWEPEENILDPRLLLAFQRSQQEKELQNRKRGKRPRGRPRKHVEQETPFSSKSSSSSEDDEEDTDDDDEEEESDDQTQSTAQSNDRREDLDCIPPKRAQTDVVHSKADLKDSGKKKRTSKVIRSDLRKNVKIKPGKALKTPGNDTSGDSGTDESSKEKLSKPDRPISENNSRSEKSNMESLTTAGGMLNSSIFNSSKAANQRAASQTANRAGLGQHSSSILSASSMTLTKSACEQQSVNTPVLNPQGANEKNKVGLVKNPGNAKTSNELCKSESDSKSLNIPGTMKTNSSVCSSANPGTNSQSLNSQSPNALSRNLPASNSQNANNSGLNLHALNLQSTNKMGLNPKNMPSPAVNASGLTSKNNINNLSFVISRNSADLNSHVVSNKLLSSQTATSQASCESSGNGVEKENQVKEDKEMKGTTVHHSDNRVRDSDQKDVSSETSKQSGNVPTELSTGEETLSSDSDHDSSFSSMAPNPSISVQTNQDWKPTRSLIEHVFVTDVTANLVTVTVKESPTSVGFFNIRHY
- the cbx2 gene encoding chromobox protein homolog 2 isoform X2; this translates as MEELSAVGEQVFAAECILRKRLRKGKLEYLVKWRGWSSNQQEKELQNRKRGKRPRGRPRKHVEQETPFSSKSSSSSEDDEEDTDDDDEEEESDDQTQSTAQSNDRREDLDCIPPKRAQTDVVHSKADLKDSGKKKRTSKVIRSDLRKNVKIKPGKALKTPGNDTSGDSGTDESSKEKLSKPDRPISENNSRSEKSNMESLTTAGGMLNSSIFNSSKAANQRAASQTANRAGLGQHSSSILSASSMTLTKSACEQQSVNTPVLNPQGANEKNKVGLVKNPGNAKTSNELCKSESDSKSLNIPGTMKTNSSVCSSANPGTNSQSLNSQSPNALSRNLPASNSQNANNSGLNLHALNLQSTNKMGLNPKNMPSPAVNASGLTSKNNINNLSFVISRNSADLNSHVVSNKLLSSQTATSQASCESSGNGVEKENQVKEDKEMKGTTVHHSDNRVRDSDQKDVSSETSKQSGNVPTELSTGEETLSSDSDHDSSFSSMAPNPSISVQTNQDWKPTRSLIEHVFVTDVTANLVTVTVKESPTSVGFFNIRHY